Proteins encoded in a region of the Streptococcus sanguinis genome:
- the rnhC gene encoding ribonuclease HIII, whose amino-acid sequence MESITLSPKQQEIQAFIKKYQSQLAPSKNPHIQYFFRLDQATVSIFSSGKVLFQGAKAAYYADFFGHQVTKTSSSPASQNFALIGTDEVGNGSYFGGLAVVASFVTPGQHDFLRKLGVGDSKTLNDSKIRQLAPVLKEKIAHQALLLSPEKYNEVIASGYNAVSVKVALHNQAIYLLLQKGLNPEKIVIDAFTSQQNYNKYLKQEKNHFPNPVSLIEKAEGKFLAVAVSSIIARDLFLENLENLSQELGYTLPSGAGSKSDHVASQILQSYGMAGLQHSAKLHFKNTEKAQKLLER is encoded by the coding sequence ATGGAAAGTATCACCCTCAGTCCTAAACAGCAAGAAATTCAGGCTTTTATTAAGAAATATCAGAGCCAGCTGGCTCCCAGCAAGAACCCACATATTCAATATTTCTTCCGACTGGATCAGGCAACGGTTAGTATCTTTAGCTCCGGAAAAGTTCTCTTTCAAGGGGCAAAAGCTGCTTACTACGCTGACTTTTTTGGTCATCAAGTGACCAAGACCAGTTCTAGTCCTGCTTCTCAGAATTTTGCCCTCATTGGGACAGATGAGGTCGGAAACGGCTCCTACTTTGGAGGTCTAGCCGTCGTAGCTTCTTTCGTCACTCCAGGCCAGCACGACTTTCTGAGAAAACTGGGCGTTGGTGATTCTAAAACCTTGAACGATAGCAAGATTCGCCAACTGGCGCCGGTCTTAAAAGAAAAGATTGCCCACCAAGCTCTGCTCTTATCGCCAGAGAAGTACAACGAAGTCATCGCTTCTGGCTACAACGCTGTCTCTGTCAAAGTAGCCCTGCACAATCAAGCTATTTACCTACTGCTGCAAAAAGGTCTAAATCCCGAAAAAATCGTCATCGATGCCTTTACCAGCCAGCAAAACTATAATAAATACCTAAAGCAGGAAAAAAATCATTTTCCAAATCCGGTAAGTCTGATTGAGAAGGCTGAAGGAAAGTTTCTAGCTGTTGCGGTCAGCTCTATTATCGCTCGCGACCTCTTTCTGGAAAATCTAGAAAATCTCAGTCAAGAGTTAGGCTATACCCTGCCTAGCGGAGCCGGAAGCAAGAGCGATCATGTTGCCAGCCAGATTCTTCAATCCTATGGAATGGCCGGTCTGCAGCATTCTGCTAAACTCCACTTTAAAAATACTGAAAAAGCACAAAAACTTCTAGAAAGGTAA
- a CDS encoding C69 family dipeptidase, with protein sequence MRIKHASDSCTTILVGKKASYDGSTIVARTEDSQNGVFTPKKFVVVEPQDQPRHYQSVLTSFEMDLPDNPVRYTAVPDAVPKDGIWGAAGINSYNVAVSATETITTNSRVLGADPLIESGISEEDILTLVLPYIKTAREGVLRLGKILEEYGTYESNGIAISDVNEIWWLETIGGHHWMARRVPDDAYVTNPNQLGSDYFEFDNPEHFLCHPNLKNFIEENHLNLNYSDEGFNPRYAFGSQKDKDRHYNTPRAWDIQRFLNPEAEQDPRSFFIPWCRKPYRKITIEDVKYVLSSHYQDSPYDPYGAEGDHYSRRAFRTIGINRTSQTAILQLRPNQPQETTGIQWLSYGSMPYNTAVPFFTQVSTTPDYFANTTDKVSTDSFYWANRLIAGLADAHFSSHVGDLDDYQEKTMAWGHEMIGRVDRALAKGEAVDFEAENQAMSDKVQEATDQLLEKVLLDASNLMTNHFSLSD encoded by the coding sequence ATGAGAATAAAGCATGCATCAGATTCCTGCACGACTATTTTGGTAGGCAAGAAGGCCAGTTACGACGGTTCAACCATTGTCGCTCGTACAGAGGATTCACAAAATGGGGTTTTTACGCCCAAGAAATTTGTCGTAGTGGAGCCACAAGACCAGCCCCGCCATTATCAGTCTGTTTTGACGTCTTTTGAGATGGATTTGCCGGACAATCCAGTCCGCTATACGGCGGTGCCTGACGCAGTTCCCAAGGATGGGATTTGGGGAGCTGCTGGGATTAACAGCTATAATGTCGCTGTCAGCGCAACGGAAACAATTACGACTAACAGCCGCGTACTGGGGGCTGATCCTTTGATAGAGTCAGGTATCAGCGAGGAAGATATCCTTACGCTGGTCTTGCCCTATATCAAAACAGCTCGCGAAGGGGTTCTACGATTAGGGAAAATCCTAGAAGAGTATGGCACTTATGAGTCTAATGGGATTGCTATCTCAGATGTCAATGAAATCTGGTGGTTGGAGACCATTGGTGGCCACCATTGGATGGCGCGGCGCGTGCCGGATGATGCCTATGTGACCAACCCCAATCAGCTGGGCAGTGATTATTTTGAATTTGACAATCCTGAGCACTTCCTCTGTCATCCAAATCTCAAAAACTTTATCGAGGAAAACCATCTCAATCTGAATTACTCGGACGAGGGTTTCAATCCCCGCTATGCTTTTGGCAGCCAAAAGGACAAGGACCGTCATTACAATACGCCGCGAGCTTGGGATATCCAGCGTTTTCTCAATCCAGAAGCGGAGCAAGATCCAAGAAGTTTCTTCATTCCTTGGTGTCGTAAGCCTTACCGCAAGATCACGATCGAAGATGTCAAGTATGTCCTGAGCAGTCACTATCAGGATTCGCCTTATGATCCTTACGGAGCAGAGGGTGACCACTACAGTAGAAGAGCTTTTCGGACCATTGGAATCAATCGAACCAGTCAGACAGCTATCTTGCAGCTGCGCCCTAATCAACCGCAGGAAACAACAGGGATCCAGTGGCTGTCCTACGGCTCCATGCCCTACAATACAGCCGTTCCTTTCTTTACTCAAGTCTCGACAACGCCAGACTACTTTGCCAATACGACAGACAAGGTTTCGACAGATTCCTTCTATTGGGCCAATCGTCTCATTGCTGGGCTGGCTGATGCTCATTTTAGCAGTCATGTCGGAGACTTGGATGATTACCAGGAAAAGACCATGGCCTGGGGCCATGAAATGATCGGTCGGGTAGACCGAGCTCTGGCTAAGGGCGAGGCTGTGGACTTTGAAGCTGAAAATCAAGCTATGAGCGACAAGGTGCAAGAAGCGACAGACCAGCTCTTGGAGAAAGTTCTCTTGGATGCCAGCAATCTCATGACCAACCATTTCTCACTGAGTGACTAA
- the lepB gene encoding signal peptidase I: protein MKKSNTAVVILKEWGLFIFFISVIILSRLFLWSPVKVDGHSMDPTLANGEYLLVLKHQSIDRFDIVVATETDNDGTTKEIVKRVIGMPGDTIQYENDTLYINGKKTDEPYLTDYIKKFKEDKLQSTYTGDDYYDNGEFFRKLAAQAQAFTVDSEGSPVFTVKLLDDEYLLLGDDRIVSKDSRQVGTFQKEQIQGEAKFRFWPLLPFKTY from the coding sequence ATGAAAAAATCAAATACTGCTGTTGTCATTCTCAAAGAATGGGGACTCTTTATCTTCTTTATCTCTGTCATTATCCTGTCAAGGCTCTTTCTCTGGTCCCCTGTCAAGGTAGACGGCCACTCTATGGACCCTACCCTGGCCAATGGGGAATACCTACTTGTCCTCAAACATCAGTCTATTGACCGCTTTGATATCGTTGTCGCCACTGAGACAGATAATGACGGAACGACCAAGGAGATTGTCAAACGGGTCATCGGTATGCCAGGTGACACTATTCAGTATGAAAATGATACTCTTTACATCAACGGTAAAAAAACAGATGAGCCTTACCTGACGGACTACATCAAGAAATTTAAAGAAGACAAGCTCCAATCAACTTACACTGGGGACGATTATTATGATAATGGTGAGTTTTTCAGGAAACTCGCAGCTCAGGCTCAAGCCTTCACTGTTGATAGTGAAGGCAGCCCTGTCTTCACCGTCAAGCTTCTGGATGATGAATATCTGCTTCTAGGTGACGATCGGATTGTTTCCAAGGATAGTCGCCAAGTCGGTACCTTCCAAAAAGAACAAATTCAGGGCGAAGCCAAATTCCGCTTCTGGCCGCTGCTGCCCTTTAAGACCTATTAA
- a CDS encoding CvpA family protein: MFSIIILLILAWSFYIGYSRGIVLQGYYAAATMVSMLVAGAFYKSLAKFISLWVPYASATQGSSTYFFPSSQLFQLDQVFYAGLAYLIIFTAVYILGRFFGIFANLIPYPNKLDTKWYNVTSGAIAVCISIFVLGMCLTILATVPMEMVQERLNSSFMIRFIVKYTPITSNILKDLWVNQVIG; encoded by the coding sequence ATGTTTTCTATTATTATTTTACTAATATTGGCCTGGAGCTTTTATATTGGTTACTCGCGTGGCATTGTTCTGCAGGGCTATTATGCTGCTGCGACCATGGTTTCTATGCTGGTGGCTGGAGCTTTTTATAAGAGCTTGGCTAAGTTTATCAGCCTTTGGGTACCTTATGCCAGTGCGACTCAGGGCTCTTCGACCTATTTTTTCCCTAGCTCTCAGCTCTTTCAGTTGGATCAGGTTTTTTATGCTGGTTTGGCCTATCTCATTATCTTTACGGCTGTCTACATCCTTGGGCGCTTTTTCGGGATTTTTGCCAATCTGATTCCTTACCCCAATAAGCTGGATACCAAATGGTACAATGTGACCAGCGGAGCCATCGCTGTTTGCATCTCTATTTTTGTTTTGGGAATGTGCCTGACTATTTTAGCGACGGTGCCGATGGAGATGGTTCAGGAGCGACTCAATAGCAGCTTCATGATTCGCTTTATTGTCAAGTATACCCCTATCACATCCAATATCCTCAAAGATCTCTGGGTGAATCAAGTTATCGGATAA
- the trxA gene encoding thioredoxin — MVAAVTDATFAEETKDGLVLIDFWATWCGPCRMQAPILEQLVGEVHEDELKILKMDVDENPNTAREFGIMSIPTLLFKKDGQVVKQVAGVHTKDQLKAIIAELS, encoded by the coding sequence ATGGTAGCAGCAGTTACAGATGCAACATTCGCAGAAGAAACAAAAGATGGATTGGTTTTGATTGACTTTTGGGCAACTTGGTGCGGTCCATGCCGTATGCAGGCGCCTATCTTGGAGCAGTTGGTAGGGGAAGTCCATGAGGATGAATTGAAAATCCTCAAAATGGATGTGGATGAAAATCCAAATACTGCCCGTGAATTTGGCATTATGTCCATTCCGACCCTTCTGTTCAAGAAAGACGGTCAAGTCGTGAAGCAAGTCGCGGGTGTTCATACCAAAGACCAGCTCAAGGCTATTATCGCGGAATTGAGCTAA
- a CDS encoding TetR/AcrR family transcriptional regulator, translating into MAQRKDKSQAMREKILNTATQLFIQKGSEKTSMQDIAQTAGISKGAIYHHFKSKDEIVLAVMRSRQELMEEEMKQWLKATENLTGREQLQTILKSNLESQTARAMDGIVDEYEQDAGFILTMMRDNLRIGAPLVSDIIKKGMADGSLQTQYPEEAAEVFLLLVNFWMHETVFESDPEKLPERFHFLQFMMTSVGMDIFTDELLQLFSQKNKA; encoded by the coding sequence ATGGCGCAGCGAAAAGACAAATCCCAGGCCATGAGAGAAAAAATTTTAAATACAGCAACCCAGCTCTTTATCCAAAAGGGGTCCGAAAAGACCAGTATGCAGGATATTGCTCAGACGGCAGGCATTTCCAAGGGGGCTATCTACCATCATTTCAAGTCAAAAGATGAGATTGTCCTGGCGGTGATGAGGAGCCGGCAGGAGCTGATGGAAGAAGAGATGAAGCAGTGGCTCAAGGCTACGGAAAATCTGACCGGCAGGGAGCAGCTGCAAACCATCCTCAAGTCCAATCTGGAAAGTCAGACAGCCCGGGCCATGGACGGCATTGTGGATGAGTACGAGCAGGATGCAGGTTTTATTTTGACCATGATGCGGGACAATCTGCGGATAGGCGCCCCTCTGGTCAGTGACATTATCAAAAAAGGGATGGCAGATGGCTCCCTTCAGACCCAGTATCCGGAAGAGGCTGCAGAAGTTTTTCTGCTGCTGGTGAATTTTTGGATGCATGAGACCGTTTTTGAAAGCGATCCTGAAAAACTGCCAGAACGTTTCCATTTTCTGCAGTTTATGATGACCTCGGTCGGCATGGATATCTTTACTGACGAGCTCCTGCAGCTTTTTAGCCAGAAAAATAAGGCATAA
- a CDS encoding CPBP family intramembrane glutamic endopeptidase — protein sequence MNTQTHVGPEPKHIWPFLAWTFGISWGSWLILYILAALKLTSGAEPLGYALIIIGGFGPALGTFISLKISHPKKMLDFIFSHAKGWWIYMLAFCLVRVLTLFIANPALPPLNAVLMFPLGWTFITFAGGGNEELGWRGVLQPALEKKFSFPLATVITALVWVAWHLPLWLIPGTSQSQVSLPFYIFFCILLSFCLAVLYKQTASVFACMVFHGCINFAQATIVGSATNGGRYLSFQAANLIMTALLVGWWYWKGNRKGVQKDAG from the coding sequence ATGAACACACAAACACATGTAGGACCAGAACCCAAGCATATTTGGCCTTTCTTAGCTTGGACCTTTGGTATTAGCTGGGGATCCTGGCTGATTCTGTATATTTTAGCCGCCCTGAAGCTGACCAGCGGGGCTGAGCCTTTGGGCTATGCTCTCATTATCATCGGTGGCTTCGGACCGGCCTTGGGAACTTTTATCAGCCTCAAAATTTCTCATCCTAAGAAGATGCTGGACTTTATCTTTTCTCATGCTAAGGGCTGGTGGATTTATATGCTGGCCTTCTGTCTGGTTCGGGTTTTGACCCTTTTTATCGCCAATCCAGCCCTGCCGCCTCTGAATGCCGTTCTGATGTTTCCTCTGGGCTGGACCTTTATCACCTTTGCTGGGGGCGGGAATGAAGAGTTGGGCTGGCGGGGAGTGCTGCAGCCGGCTCTGGAGAAAAAATTCTCCTTCCCTCTGGCAACTGTCATCACGGCTCTGGTCTGGGTGGCCTGGCATCTGCCCCTCTGGCTGATTCCGGGAACGAGTCAAAGTCAGGTTTCTTTGCCCTTCTATATTTTCTTTTGTATCCTGCTCAGTTTCTGTCTGGCGGTTCTCTACAAGCAGACGGCCTCTGTCTTTGCCTGCATGGTCTTTCACGGCTGCATTAACTTTGCTCAGGCGACGATTGTCGGCAGTGCTACAAATGGCGGAAGGTATCTCAGCTTCCAGGCTGCTAATCTGATCATGACCGCTCTGCTGGTCGGCTGGTGGTATTGGAAGGGCAATCGGAAAGGAGTTCAGAAAGATGCAGGTTAA
- a CDS encoding endonuclease MutS2 yields MNTKILETLEFKKIKELFAPYLLTEQGQLELGLLLPTSKKETVASAFLEMTDMQQIFVQHPHFSLAATQDITALTKRLELESDLNIEEFLALKRVLAVTQELRAFYEDLENVHLEKLDRLFDNLAVFPKLQGSLQAVNDGGFIESFASESLSRIRRKIQENENQVREILQEILKNKGEMLADQVVASRNGRNVLPVKNTYRNRISGVVHDISASGNTVYIEPRAVVNLNEEIASSRADERYEIQRILQELSDLFRPHAAEIANNAWIIGHLDLVRAKVRFMQETGAVVPDLSEEQDIQLLSVRHPLIENAVANDLHFGPDLTEIVITGPNTGGKTIMLKTLGLAQIMAQSGLPILADKGSRVGIFSQIFADIGDEQSIEQSLSTFSSHMTNIVSILEQVDSDSLVLLDELGAGTDPQEGAALAISILEDLRLRQIKTMATTHYPELKAYGIETDWVENASMEFDTDSLRPTYRFMQGVPGRSNAFEIARRLGLAEVIVGHAQEQTNTDSDVNRIIERLEEQTLESRKRLDNIREVEQENLKFNRALKKLYNEFNREKETELNKARLEAQEIVDLALSESESILKNLHDKSSLKPHEIIEAKAQLKKLAPETVDLSKNKVLKQAKKNRVPKVGDDILVTSYGQRGTLVKQLKDGRWEAQVGLIKMTLEEQEFNLLKAEKEQQPKRKQVNVIKRANTAGPKARLDLRGKRYEEAMEELDAFIDQALLNNMAQVDIIHGIGTGVIREGVTKYLRRNKHVKSFGYAPQNAGGSGATIVIFK; encoded by the coding sequence ATGAACACAAAAATTTTAGAAACCTTAGAATTTAAGAAGATTAAAGAACTGTTTGCTCCCTATCTTTTGACTGAGCAGGGGCAGCTGGAGCTGGGCCTGCTCTTGCCAACCAGCAAGAAAGAGACGGTGGCCTCAGCTTTTCTGGAAATGACGGATATGCAGCAGATTTTTGTGCAGCATCCGCACTTTAGTCTGGCAGCGACTCAGGATATTACTGCCTTGACCAAGCGCTTGGAGCTGGAAAGCGACTTGAATATTGAGGAGTTTTTGGCCCTCAAACGAGTCTTGGCTGTGACTCAGGAGCTCAGGGCCTTTTATGAGGACTTGGAAAATGTGCACTTGGAAAAGCTGGACCGTCTGTTTGATAATCTAGCTGTGTTCCCTAAGCTGCAAGGAAGTCTGCAGGCTGTTAATGATGGAGGCTTTATTGAAAGCTTTGCCAGCGAAAGTTTGAGCCGCATCCGCCGAAAAATTCAAGAAAATGAAAACCAGGTGCGGGAAATTCTGCAGGAGATTCTCAAAAACAAGGGAGAGATGCTGGCGGATCAGGTAGTGGCCAGCCGGAATGGCCGCAATGTGCTGCCCGTGAAAAATACCTATCGCAACCGCATTTCAGGTGTGGTTCACGATATTTCAGCCAGCGGCAATACCGTCTATATCGAGCCTAGAGCAGTTGTCAATCTCAACGAAGAAATTGCCAGCAGTCGGGCGGACGAGCGTTATGAAATTCAGCGGATTTTGCAGGAATTATCGGACCTCTTCCGTCCCCATGCAGCTGAAATTGCCAACAATGCTTGGATTATCGGACATCTGGACCTGGTGCGTGCCAAGGTCCGCTTCATGCAGGAGACGGGAGCAGTGGTGCCAGACCTGTCGGAAGAGCAGGATATCCAATTGCTTAGTGTCCGCCATCCCCTGATTGAAAATGCAGTGGCTAATGACTTGCATTTCGGGCCAGATTTGACAGAGATTGTCATTACTGGGCCAAATACCGGTGGTAAGACCATCATGCTGAAGACCTTGGGCTTGGCTCAGATCATGGCCCAGTCAGGTCTGCCGATTCTGGCGGACAAGGGCAGCCGCGTCGGGATTTTCAGTCAGATTTTTGCAGACATTGGTGATGAGCAGTCCATTGAGCAGAGCCTGTCGACTTTCTCCAGTCACATGACCAATATCGTCTCTATTTTAGAGCAGGTTGATAGCGATAGCTTGGTCCTGCTGGATGAGCTAGGAGCTGGGACTGATCCGCAGGAGGGGGCAGCTCTAGCTATTTCTATCTTGGAAGATTTGCGTTTGAGACAGATTAAAACCATGGCGACGACCCACTATCCTGAGCTCAAAGCCTATGGGATTGAGACAGACTGGGTGGAAAATGCCAGCATGGAATTTGATACAGATAGTTTAAGGCCGACCTATCGCTTTATGCAGGGAGTGCCTGGCCGCTCCAATGCCTTTGAAATCGCTCGGCGTTTGGGCTTGGCAGAAGTTATCGTTGGCCATGCCCAAGAGCAGACCAACACAGACAGCGATGTCAATCGGATCATTGAGCGCTTAGAGGAGCAGACACTGGAAAGCCGCAAGCGCTTGGATAATATCCGCGAGGTGGAGCAGGAAAATCTCAAATTTAACCGAGCCCTCAAAAAGCTATATAATGAGTTTAACCGAGAAAAGGAAACCGAGCTCAATAAGGCGCGCTTGGAAGCCCAGGAAATCGTTGATTTGGCTCTGTCAGAGAGTGAGAGCATTCTCAAAAATCTCCATGATAAGTCTAGTCTCAAACCGCATGAGATTATCGAAGCCAAGGCTCAGCTTAAAAAGTTGGCACCAGAAACAGTTGATTTATCAAAGAATAAGGTACTCAAGCAGGCCAAGAAAAATCGGGTGCCTAAGGTGGGAGATGATATCCTAGTCACCAGCTATGGTCAGCGGGGAACCTTGGTCAAGCAGCTCAAAGACGGTCGCTGGGAAGCTCAAGTCGGTCTTATCAAGATGACTCTAGAAGAGCAGGAATTTAATCTTCTCAAGGCTGAAAAGGAGCAGCAACCTAAGCGCAAGCAGGTTAATGTGATCAAGCGGGCTAATACTGCTGGACCCAAAGCCAGGCTGGACCTGCGCGGCAAACGCTACGAAGAGGCCATGGAAGAGCTCGATGCCTTTATCGATCAGGCCCTCCTCAATAACATGGCTCAGGTGGATATTATCCACGGTATTGGGACCGGAGTCATCCGTGAAGGGGTGACCAAATATCTCCGCCGCAACAAGCACGTTAAGTCCTTCGGCTATGCTCCGCAAAATGCTGGCGGCAGCGGTGCGACGATTGTGATATTTAAGTAA
- a CDS encoding ATP-dependent RecD-like DNA helicase, translated as MEFYFSGTIERIIFENPSNFFRILLLDIEDTDAEDFEDFEIIVTGSMADVMEGEDYTFWGSLVQHPKYGQQLKISRYERAKPSSKGLVKYFSSDHFKGIGVKTAQKIVQLYGEDSEDTIDKILAEPEKLTQINGLAAKNREAFVAKLRLNYGTEMVLAKLAAYGIPNKLAFQIQDTYKEETLDIVEKYPYQLVEDIQGIGFKIADHLAEELGIQSDAPERFRAGLVHTLLTQSMERGDTYVEARDLLKHTIELLESSRQVELAPSLVADELAHLIEEDKVQNVETKIFENSLFFAEEGIKSNLVRLLEKGEQDSFDQDKITAAIQQVEENSGISYDSIQKEAIRQAINQKVFILTGGPGTGKTTVINCIIAVYAQLRGLDLRKVNDLPILLAAPTGRAARRMNELTGLPSATIHRHLGMTGDDDTSHLDDYLDADFIIVDEFSMVDTWLANQLLSNISSQTKLLIVGDADQLPSVSPGQVLADLLQIPTIPQTKLETIYRQSEESTIVTLASQIQKGILPADFTEKKADRSYFEAKNEHIPPMIEKIASAAIRSGIPAQDVQVLAPMYRGPAGIDQINNLMQNLINPVEKEELTFEAPDCQYRQGDRVIHLVNDAESNVFNGDLGYISDLLPAKYTDSKQDELTIDFDGNELVYQRSEWYKIRLAYAMSIHKSQGSEFPVVILPITKSSHRMLQRNLIYTAITRAKSKLILLGEKAAFDYAAKNTGTARKTYLIERFGDLPQAETNIHNPVDKMKAPVENYVLTKENFLKIDPLIGLTEEDIHSIFST; from the coding sequence ATGGAATTTTACTTTTCAGGAACGATTGAACGGATTATTTTTGAAAATCCCAGCAACTTTTTCCGCATCCTGCTCTTAGATATTGAGGATACAGATGCCGAGGATTTTGAAGATTTTGAAATCATTGTCACCGGCTCTATGGCAGATGTCATGGAAGGCGAAGATTACACTTTCTGGGGCAGTCTCGTCCAGCACCCCAAATATGGCCAGCAGCTGAAAATTTCTCGCTATGAGCGAGCCAAACCCAGCAGTAAAGGCCTAGTAAAATACTTCTCCAGCGACCATTTCAAGGGCATCGGGGTCAAGACAGCTCAAAAAATCGTCCAACTCTACGGAGAAGATAGCGAGGACACCATTGACAAGATTTTAGCAGAGCCGGAAAAGCTGACTCAGATAAATGGCTTAGCTGCCAAGAACCGCGAGGCCTTTGTCGCCAAGCTCAGACTCAACTATGGAACTGAGATGGTACTAGCTAAGCTGGCAGCCTACGGCATTCCCAATAAACTGGCTTTTCAGATCCAGGATACCTACAAGGAAGAAACGCTGGACATTGTCGAAAAATATCCCTATCAGCTGGTAGAGGATATTCAGGGGATCGGCTTTAAAATCGCTGACCATCTGGCAGAAGAGCTGGGGATCCAAAGTGATGCCCCTGAGCGTTTTCGGGCTGGCCTTGTCCACACCTTGCTGACCCAGTCTATGGAGCGGGGAGATACCTATGTTGAAGCTCGTGATTTACTCAAGCATACCATCGAGCTCTTAGAAAGCTCACGCCAAGTGGAGCTGGCCCCTAGTCTAGTCGCTGATGAGCTGGCTCATCTGATTGAGGAAGATAAGGTCCAGAATGTAGAGACCAAGATCTTTGAAAACAGCCTCTTCTTTGCTGAAGAAGGAATAAAAAGTAATCTGGTCCGTCTGCTAGAAAAAGGAGAGCAAGATTCTTTCGACCAAGATAAGATTACTGCGGCTATCCAGCAAGTGGAGGAGAACTCCGGCATCTCCTATGACAGTATCCAAAAAGAAGCCATCCGTCAGGCTATCAATCAAAAGGTCTTTATCCTAACCGGCGGACCGGGAACTGGAAAAACGACCGTTATCAACTGTATCATCGCAGTCTACGCCCAGCTTCGCGGTTTGGATCTGCGAAAGGTCAATGATCTGCCTATTCTGCTAGCAGCTCCCACTGGACGTGCTGCTCGGCGCATGAACGAATTGACTGGTCTTCCTAGCGCCACTATCCACCGCCACTTGGGGATGACTGGCGATGATGATACCAGTCATTTGGATGATTATCTGGATGCTGATTTTATCATTGTGGATGAATTTTCCATGGTGGACACTTGGCTGGCTAATCAGCTGCTCAGCAATATCTCCTCTCAGACCAAGCTCTTGATTGTCGGAGATGCGGACCAGCTGCCCTCTGTCAGTCCAGGTCAGGTACTGGCAGACTTACTGCAGATACCGACTATCCCACAGACCAAGCTGGAAACCATCTATCGGCAGAGCGAAGAGTCTACAATCGTCACACTGGCCAGCCAGATTCAGAAGGGCATTTTACCAGCAGACTTCACAGAGAAAAAAGCGGACCGTTCTTATTTTGAAGCTAAAAATGAGCATATCCCGCCTATGATTGAGAAAATCGCTAGCGCAGCCATTCGCAGCGGCATCCCAGCTCAAGATGTTCAGGTATTGGCACCTATGTATCGGGGGCCAGCCGGCATTGACCAGATTAACAATCTTATGCAAAATCTCATCAATCCTGTAGAGAAAGAGGAACTGACCTTTGAAGCTCCCGACTGTCAGTATCGCCAAGGAGACAGGGTTATCCACTTGGTCAATGATGCTGAAAGCAATGTCTTCAACGGTGACTTAGGCTACATCAGCGACCTGCTGCCTGCTAAGTACACCGACTCCAAGCAGGACGAGCTAACCATTGACTTTGATGGCAATGAACTTGTTTATCAGCGTAGCGAGTGGTACAAGATTCGCCTAGCCTACGCCATGAGCATTCACAAGTCTCAGGGCAGTGAATTTCCGGTGGTCATCTTGCCCATCACCAAGAGCAGTCATCGAATGCTGCAGCGCAATCTCATCTACACCGCTATCACCCGCGCCAAGAGCAAGTTGATCCTACTTGGGGAAAAAGCAGCCTTTGACTATGCCGCAAAAAATACTGGAACCGCCCGAAAAACCTATCTAATCGAGCGCTTTGGCGACCTCCCGCAAGCTGAAACTAATATCCACAATCCTGTGGATAAAATGAAAGCACCTGTGGAAAACTATGTCCTGACTAAGGAAAATTTCCTGAAAATCGACCCCTTAATCGGCCTGACCGAGGAAGATATCCACAGTATATTCAGCACATAA
- a CDS encoding GNAT family N-acetyltransferase → MKIQTYDSTYEKSWVYTKALSYLFSPFFDDMSRSKDAFTEEPYQDSVELIAVEDNQVVGLLDIGIYTEEASHAYPYYPGEKIAYFANLAVHPDFQNQGIASQLFQTAWEQLHEKKVEALIIFTRDGEQANHLYQKWGGKLICQDYLVVGRPKDQTPFSFSVDRKQQTICLTDKSGNSLGYYQREGHYIVSRKEDLEHFEIDELYKEHTYVLKIE, encoded by the coding sequence ATGAAAATACAAACCTATGACTCGACTTATGAGAAAAGTTGGGTTTATACAAAAGCTTTGAGCTATCTCTTTTCGCCTTTCTTTGATGATATGAGCCGCAGCAAGGATGCTTTTACTGAAGAACCTTACCAAGATTCAGTTGAGCTCATAGCAGTGGAAGATAATCAGGTTGTAGGGCTTCTAGATATTGGGATTTACACCGAAGAAGCAAGCCATGCTTATCCATATTATCCGGGAGAAAAGATAGCTTACTTCGCTAATCTGGCTGTCCATCCTGATTTTCAGAATCAAGGTATAGCCAGTCAACTCTTTCAAACTGCTTGGGAGCAGCTGCATGAAAAGAAAGTTGAGGCCTTGATCATCTTTACCCGAGACGGAGAGCAGGCAAATCACCTCTATCAGAAGTGGGGCGGCAAGCTGATTTGCCAAGACTACTTGGTTGTAGGACGCCCCAAAGATCAAACACCGTTTTCTTTCAGTGTTGATAGGAAGCAGCAGACAATCTGTCTGACAGATAAGTCGGGAAATTCTTTAGGCTATTATCAAAGAGAAGGGCATTATATTGTCTCAAGGAAAGAAGATTTGGAGCATTTTGAGATTGATGAACTTTACAAAGAACATACCTATGTCTTGAAAATCGAATAA